A segment of the Fusobacterium ulcerans genome:
GAATATCTGATGAGAAGTGGGATTCATATATGAAGGCTTATAAAGTTTTTGATGATGATCTTGCTGACTGGTGGGGAATGGATAACTATGGAAGATTTATGAACGACAGATATCCAAAAAACCTTTCTGAAAACTATCCTAAGGAAATTGAAAAATTAAGAAATGACCTTAAAGCTTCACTTCAAAAAACTTTTATTGATAAAAAATAACTAATTATATTAAGGAAGGTAAATTTTACCTTCCTTGTATTTTATCAATTTATTAAATTACCATTTGAATAAAACTATAAAATAATTTTATTCCATAAAATATTATAACTGCCCCACATACTATGTTTATTATCCTCAGTACTTTTTCTGTAATCTTACTGCTAAAACATGTTATAAATATTGTCATTCCTATAAACCACATACAAGAAGCAAAAGCTACCCCTGATATAAATTTCATCCCTTCACCTGGCGGAAGAGAAGCTCTAAATGCTCCTAACATCATACTTCCATCAATAATTGCTTGTGGATTAAACCATGTAACAACACAAGCTGTAGTTACAACCTTTATCAAAGGAATATTTACTTCTGTAGAATTATTGAGAGAACCTTTTGCTTTTACAAGACCTATTCCTATATAAATAACAATAAAGCTTCCTACAAGAAGTATTCCTCTTTCTAGAAGTTTTGACTTTTCCATTATGCTTCCTATTCCAAAGAAACATGCCAACGCAAGAGTTACATCAAAAAATATAACAATAAATGCTGTTATAAATGCTCTGCTTCTCTTTTGAGTAAGAGCTGTATTTATAACAAATAAATTTTGCAGTCCTATAGGAGCTACATATGCCAACCCCATTGTCAGACCTTGTAATAAATATTTCATTTTCTTTTCCCCTTAATATTTTTTATTTTTATCTTTCTCTATATCTTACCATTTTTTTAAACTTCCTTTTTCAAATAACCATTCAGGAGTTACAAGCTTCTCATCTTCTATTTTATACCATGGAGAAATATCAAAAATACTTTTTAAAATATGAAGTTCCTGAGATGGCATATAACTTTGAGCCAGCATCATAATTTTTTCTCCTGTTTTTCTATTTACAGCAATATCTACTACTATTACAGCATGTCCTGGAGATCCACCTTGAATAAATACATCTCCTATTTTTATATCTTTTATATCTGCTTTATTCAATTCTCTTGACAATGAAAGGGTTCCTGCATATGTATATATAAATTTCAGATATTCATCAAATACTTCTCTTCCATGTCCCGTTTTATATTTCCCTTTTATCCATACAGTTTTATTCCCACTGACTTTAATTCTTTCCCCATTCACAAATTTTGAAAATGGAACTTTCATACCATTTGTCAAATCAAAAGATATTTCATCATATTTTTTTTGACTATATAAATATTCAGCCCTCAGCTTTATAATTGCATCAGCACACTGAATTAGATCTTGAGGTAAGATAGGCATATCTATTACTGAAATATAAGATTGCACAAATTTTTCTCTTCCATCATATAAAAGTACTGGTGCTCCCATCTCTTTAAGTTTCAAGCTTCTTAAGTAAGTACCAAAAGAGTCTTCTGGATAATACTCTCTCTCATATTCTGATGGAACAAGAAATCTGCTGCTTATAGTTTCTCCATCTTTAACTATCAAATTTTTAGAAAATGTCATTGCATGCAATATAAAAAGTATAAAAACTACTATTTTTTCATTATGTATCTCCCTTTTCAGATGACCTTTTATTTATTTTAATCCACACTAACTTTGAAACAACATTTTTTTGCTCCACTTAAGACAGTTTCAATAATCTCTACATTTATATTCTTATCTGGCAATAAGTTTTCAAGAATATATAATATGCTTTGCTTCGAACATTCACAATGTGATATATCATTTATTTTTCCTGATAATACTTCTGGACAAACACATTTAGGATAACCAATTTCATAAATATGACCTGCTTCAATTATATTTGCAAAAAATGCCTCTGTGTTTCCATATTTTTTATATTGTTCATCTAAATTACAACCGCATTCTTCAAATTGTCTTTTTTGTTCCAATAAAACTGTATCTTTTACACAATTTATTGCTTTGTTTTTATAATCCATTGCTCCTCCTCAGATGTTATTTTTTTGTAATTTAAACCACCCCTAGATTTATTATAGCATACTTTCTTTTTCTTATCCTTAGTTATAGAGTTTCATAACTATTTCCATCTTTTTCTCAACTATAAAAAACAGCTCTTTATAATTTTATTTCATCATAAAAAGCTGTTTTTATTTTGGGCTATCTAAAATTTGAGAGTTAAATTATTTTTTATTTTTCACCATTATATTTTATCATTAATATCGAACCAGGATTTTGTAATTTAGTAGTTGGTTTTAAATCCATGTCTCTTGCTGATCCTTCACTATCAGTAAGAATATAAAATGTTTTTCCATCTGGGCTTACAGCTATATCACGATAACGATTTGGTGTATGGAAAAATGTTGCTATCTCTCCCTGAACATTATCTTTTTGATTATTTAATTTTATTCTAAAAAGAGTCCCTGCTTTTAAAGTAGTCATTAAAATACTGTTATCCCATCCTTTCATAGGTCCACCAGCATAATAATTTATGCTAGATGGCGCCACTGTTGGCCATTCAACATAAGAAATATCTCCATAGATATCTCCATCATGATAATTATATCCTTCTCTGACTGTATAGAAAGTTTTTATAGGATCTTTATAGTTTGCTGGTGCTTTCCAATCTGATTCTAATTGTACTTTTACACGAGGATCAGGTACATTAGGATCTACTGCTGCATCTTTAGGAGCTGTTGACCAGTCTATAAATTTATATGATTGA
Coding sequences within it:
- a CDS encoding LysE/ArgO family amino acid transporter, with the protein product MKYLLQGLTMGLAYVAPIGLQNLFVINTALTQKRSRAFITAFIVIFFDVTLALACFFGIGSIMEKSKLLERGILLVGSFIVIYIGIGLVKAKGSLNNSTEVNIPLIKVVTTACVVTWFNPQAIIDGSMMLGAFRASLPPGEGMKFISGVAFASCMWFIGMTIFITCFSSKITEKVLRIINIVCGAVIIFYGIKLFYSFIQMVI
- a CDS encoding DUF4846 domain-containing protein; its protein translation is MTFSKNLIVKDGETISSRFLVPSEYEREYYPEDSFGTYLRSLKLKEMGAPVLLYDGREKFVQSYISVIDMPILPQDLIQCADAIIKLRAEYLYSQKKYDEISFDLTNGMKVPFSKFVNGERIKVSGNKTVWIKGKYKTGHGREVFDEYLKFIYTYAGTLSLSRELNKADIKDIKIGDVFIQGGSPGHAVIVVDIAVNRKTGEKIMMLAQSYMPSQELHILKSIFDISPWYKIEDEKLVTPEWLFEKGSLKKW